Proteins encoded together in one Corallococcus silvisoli window:
- the groL gene encoding chaperonin GroEL (60 kDa chaperone family; promotes refolding of misfolded polypeptides especially under stressful conditions; forms two stacked rings of heptamers to form a barrel-shaped 14mer; ends can be capped by GroES; misfolded proteins enter the barrel where they are refolded when GroES binds), which yields MAAKEIFFHQSARDSILRGVRILADAVAVTLGPKGRNVVIEKSFGSPTITKDGVTVAKEIDLENRFENMGAQMVKEVASKTSDKAGDGTTTATVLARAIYEEGLKLVAAGHSPMDLKRGIDKAVEVVVAELKKLSKPTTDKHAIAQVGTISANGDETIGHIIADAMEKVGKEGVITVEEAKGLETTLDVVEGMQFDRGYVSPYFVTNRDRMEVVLDDPYILISEKKVSSMQDMIPVLEAVARSGKPLLIIADDIEGEALATLVVNKIRGVLNVAAVKAPGFGDRRKDMLKDIATLTGGMVVSEELGHKYENLTLNDLGRAKRITVDKDNTTLVDGAGQKSEIEGRIKLIRTQIETVTSDYDREKLQERMAKLVGGVAVINVGAATEVEMKEKKARVEDALHATRAAVEEGIVPGGGVAYIRSLKALDALKLGGEQDFGVEIIRKAVTEPLRKIASNAGVEGAVVINKVKEGTGAFGFNARTETYEDLEKAGVIDPTKVERTALQNAASVASLLLTTEAMIAERPKKKAKGGAGGAGGMPEYGGDDMDY from the coding sequence ATGGCAGCGAAGGAAATCTTCTTCCATCAGTCCGCGCGCGATTCCATCCTGCGCGGCGTCCGGATCCTCGCGGATGCGGTCGCGGTGACGCTCGGTCCCAAGGGCCGCAATGTCGTCATCGAGAAGAGCTTCGGCTCGCCCACGATCACCAAGGACGGCGTCACCGTCGCCAAGGAGATCGATCTCGAGAACCGTTTCGAGAACATGGGCGCGCAGATGGTGAAGGAGGTCGCGTCGAAGACCTCCGACAAGGCGGGCGACGGCACGACGACGGCGACGGTGCTCGCGCGCGCCATCTATGAGGAGGGCCTGAAGCTGGTGGCCGCCGGCCACAGCCCCATGGACCTCAAGCGCGGCATCGACAAGGCGGTGGAGGTGGTGGTCGCGGAGCTGAAGAAGCTCTCCAAGCCCACGACCGACAAGCACGCCATCGCGCAGGTGGGCACCATCTCCGCCAACGGCGACGAGACCATTGGCCACATCATCGCGGACGCGATGGAGAAGGTGGGCAAGGAGGGCGTCATCACCGTCGAGGAGGCCAAGGGCCTGGAGACGACGCTCGACGTGGTGGAGGGCATGCAGTTCGACCGCGGCTACGTGTCGCCGTACTTCGTGACCAACCGCGACCGCATGGAGGTCGTCCTGGACGACCCCTACATCCTCATCAGCGAGAAGAAGGTCTCGTCGATGCAGGACATGATCCCCGTGCTGGAGGCGGTGGCGCGCTCGGGCAAGCCGCTGCTCATCATCGCGGACGACATCGAGGGCGAGGCGCTGGCCACCCTGGTGGTCAACAAGATCCGCGGCGTGCTCAACGTGGCCGCGGTGAAGGCGCCGGGCTTCGGCGACCGCCGCAAGGACATGCTCAAGGACATCGCCACGCTGACGGGCGGCATGGTGGTGAGCGAGGAGCTGGGTCACAAGTACGAGAACCTGACCCTCAATGACCTGGGCCGCGCCAAGCGCATCACGGTGGACAAGGACAACACCACCCTCGTGGACGGTGCCGGCCAGAAGTCGGAGATCGAGGGCCGCATCAAGCTCATCCGCACCCAGATCGAGACGGTCACCAGCGACTACGACCGCGAGAAGCTCCAGGAGCGCATGGCGAAGCTCGTGGGCGGCGTGGCGGTCATCAACGTCGGCGCGGCGACCGAAGTGGAGATGAAGGAGAAGAAGGCCCGCGTGGAGGACGCGCTGCACGCGACCCGCGCGGCCGTCGAAGAGGGCATCGTCCCCGGCGGCGGCGTGGCCTACATCCGCAGCCTCAAGGCCCTGGACGCCCTGAAGCTGGGCGGCGAGCAGGACTTCGGCGTGGAGATCATCCGCAAGGCGGTGACGGAGCCCCTGCGCAAGATCGCCAGCAACGCGGGCGTCGAGGGCGCCGTCGTCATCAACAAGGTCAAGGAAGGCACCGGCGCGTTCGGCTTCAACGCCCGCACGGAGACCTACGAGGACCTGGAGAAGGCGGGCGTCATCGACCCGACCAAGGTCGAGCGCACCGCGCTGCAGAACGCCGCGTCCGTGGCGTCCCTGCTGCTCACCACCGAGGCGATGATCGCCGAGCGCCCGAAGAAGAAGGCCAAGGGCGGCGCCGGTGGCGCGGGCGGGATGCCGGAGTACGGCGGCGACGACATGGACTACTGA
- a CDS encoding DUF2019 domain-containing protein codes for MTPTALVDDFAYHVEAQTDAIFRGDAKTGNKHAKKYETAMKKLRDFGDEGREALTVLLRHSRMDVRVAAAAYLLRYRTDEAKAVLEHAAGGEGLAAFEASEVLKRWEEGAWNLDPA; via the coding sequence ATGACGCCTACAGCACTCGTCGATGACTTCGCCTATCACGTTGAGGCGCAGACTGACGCGATCTTCCGAGGAGATGCCAAGACCGGCAACAAGCACGCAAAGAAGTACGAAACTGCGATGAAGAAGCTCCGAGACTTCGGGGACGAAGGTCGCGAAGCGCTCACGGTTCTACTGAGACACTCTCGGATGGACGTACGAGTCGCAGCAGCGGCGTATCTCCTCCGCTACAGGACTGACGAAGCGAAGGCCGTCCTGGAGCACGCCGCAGGCGGGGAGGGGTTGGCGGCGTTTGAGGCATCAGAGGTTCTGAAGCGATGGGAGGAGGGGGCCTGGAACCTGGACCCGGCGTAG
- a CDS encoding response regulator: MNILVVDDDYELCTMLSRYLEMHGYTVFSASDALQALDIMERHPVGLVITDYLMPHLDGIHFTEMLKADPRFQSISVLMMTASTDANISDRGLRKGVAITLQKPLDMGQLLNLVRFAE, from the coding sequence GTGAACATCCTGGTCGTAGACGACGATTACGAGCTGTGCACCATGCTCTCTCGCTACCTGGAGATGCACGGGTACACCGTGTTCTCGGCGTCGGACGCGCTCCAGGCCCTGGACATCATGGAGCGGCACCCCGTGGGGCTGGTCATCACCGACTACCTGATGCCCCACCTGGACGGCATCCACTTCACGGAGATGCTGAAGGCGGACCCCCGCTTCCAGAGCATCTCCGTCCTGATGATGACGGCCAGCACCGACGCCAACATCTCCGACCGGGGCCTGCGCAAGGGGGTGGCCATCACCCTGCAGAAACCCCTGGACATGGGGCAGCTGCTCAACCTCGTCCGCTTCGCGGAATAG
- a CDS encoding metallopeptidase family protein, which translates to MAKRTAKQGEARGVDARLDGVADAFEAQDFEAALVGADALLRDVPESPEALHYRAAALVEVGRLEDAGRAYGAALKAAPEDLEILFGAAEFLVCRTGEDREAVEEGLEWCGRGRKLAQKADDVELVYEFLLLEGMGLNQLGECESALKSLDAALMHMPRSPDAQLERGIALFELCRFAPAQESFERVLKDAPDEAWAHHYLGLLAERRGDGREAKKRFGRAQTLAPEELPPPVALEEAAFDRAVEDAMGALPSQVKQYMDNVTLAVEDLPSDEDLLGQQPPLSPCILGVFRGTPVGERSVMDAADHFPPSIVLYQKNLERFARTREELIEQIGITVMHEVGHLMGLDEDDLWERGLD; encoded by the coding sequence ATGGCGAAGCGCACGGCGAAGCAAGGGGAGGCGCGAGGCGTGGACGCGCGACTGGACGGGGTGGCGGACGCCTTCGAGGCCCAGGACTTCGAGGCCGCGCTCGTCGGCGCCGACGCCCTCCTCCGGGACGTCCCGGAGTCACCAGAAGCCCTGCACTACCGGGCCGCGGCGCTGGTGGAGGTGGGCCGGCTGGAGGACGCGGGCCGGGCCTACGGCGCCGCGCTCAAGGCCGCGCCGGAGGACCTGGAGATCCTCTTCGGGGCGGCGGAGTTCCTCGTCTGCCGCACGGGTGAGGACCGCGAGGCGGTGGAGGAAGGGCTGGAGTGGTGCGGCCGCGGGAGGAAGCTCGCGCAGAAGGCCGACGACGTGGAGCTCGTCTACGAGTTCCTGCTGCTGGAGGGCATGGGCCTCAACCAGCTGGGCGAGTGCGAGTCCGCGCTCAAGAGCCTGGACGCGGCGCTCATGCACATGCCTCGCTCGCCGGACGCGCAGCTGGAGCGGGGCATCGCGCTGTTCGAGCTGTGCCGCTTCGCCCCCGCGCAGGAGTCCTTCGAGCGGGTGCTGAAGGACGCGCCGGACGAGGCCTGGGCGCACCACTACCTGGGGCTCCTCGCGGAGCGGCGCGGGGACGGGCGCGAGGCGAAGAAGCGCTTCGGGCGGGCGCAGACGCTGGCGCCCGAGGAGCTGCCGCCGCCGGTGGCGCTGGAAGAGGCGGCGTTCGACCGCGCGGTGGAGGACGCGATGGGCGCCCTGCCCTCGCAGGTGAAGCAGTACATGGACAACGTCACCCTGGCGGTGGAGGACCTGCCGTCGGACGAGGACCTCTTGGGTCAGCAGCCGCCCCTGTCCCCGTGCATCCTGGGGGTGTTCCGGGGCACGCCGGTGGGCGAGCGCAGCGTGATGGACGCGGCGGATCACTTCCCGCCGTCCATCGTGCTGTACCAGAAGAACCTGGAGCGCTTCGCGCGCACCCGCGAGGAGCTGATCGAGCAGATTGGCATCACGGTGATGCATGAAGTGGGTCACCTGATGGGTCTGGATGAAGACGACCTCTGGGAGCGGGGACTGGACTAG